The proteins below are encoded in one region of candidate division WOR-3 bacterium:
- a CDS encoding DUF2254 domain-containing protein has protein sequence MKTHSKAPVCLDAPAGCVSSDRPRRWWHGQEWPIMAGLVGFDLTLVAKADFNTVQANREYLLSSVSQALAAVFALSFSVTLVAAQFATRYSPRALKEIFDRRTLAHFGVFAAAVAYPWFLLRWTTTHPILEALALGLGLYCLVWLISYFASLTDRLSPGARIEKLEQEAAASLLTFKPEAGGARSMLPTVDEIEDVAAAALGASDFTTFRSGMCSLAKLWAQAFGNEDAVKEIGNRFRDWIAATDAQSRAAVILSEQLGGVVGLCAEKWQVTRPVREGAVRRLVELADTPRRSVHDGATVMAVARALGAVTRKAASIGDLPFMEETLNHVERLGVEWLRISGARPYECVWAFRLALGEFAVRTPPDPLALRRQEFASKFYYACREYCKTKDESIAQDRFDRIKAEMLPWMKSRLPNEFDEIRKQPRAGGYDDAFGKAMDDLV, from the coding sequence ATGAAGACTCATAGCAAGGCTCCTGTCTGTCTTGACGCACCAGCCGGTTGCGTGTCCTCGGATCGTCCCCGGCGCTGGTGGCACGGTCAGGAGTGGCCGATCATGGCGGGGTTGGTCGGATTCGACCTCACTCTAGTCGCAAAGGCCGACTTCAACACGGTGCAGGCGAACCGGGAGTACCTTCTCAGTTCAGTATCGCAGGCGCTGGCAGCAGTCTTCGCACTCTCGTTCTCTGTTACGCTCGTTGCCGCGCAGTTCGCCACCAGATACTCGCCCCGTGCTTTGAAGGAGATATTCGACCGGCGCACGCTTGCACACTTCGGCGTTTTCGCTGCTGCTGTGGCCTACCCATGGTTTCTGCTGCGTTGGACGACAACGCACCCCATCCTAGAGGCCCTGGCTCTGGGCCTCGGTCTGTATTGCCTAGTGTGGCTCATCTCCTACTTCGCTTCATTGACGGACCGCTTGTCACCGGGTGCGAGAATCGAGAAGCTGGAGCAAGAGGCTGCGGCGTCTCTGTTGACCTTCAAGCCAGAAGCCGGCGGCGCGCGTTCGATGCTGCCCACTGTGGACGAAATCGAGGATGTGGCAGCGGCGGCGCTCGGCGCGAGCGACTTTACGACATTCCGGTCTGGCATGTGCTCGTTGGCCAAGTTGTGGGCGCAAGCGTTCGGCAACGAGGACGCGGTCAAGGAGATTGGTAACAGGTTCCGGGACTGGATTGCGGCCACAGACGCCCAATCGCGAGCTGCTGTCATTCTCTCGGAACAGCTCGGCGGAGTCGTAGGTCTCTGTGCAGAGAAATGGCAGGTCACACGCCCTGTTCGAGAAGGCGCTGTCCGTAGGTTAGTTGAACTCGCAGACACGCCTCGGCGCAGCGTACATGATGGAGCGACGGTTATGGCAGTCGCGCGCGCTCTCGGCGCCGTCACCAGGAAAGCGGCCTCAATTGGTGATCTGCCATTCATGGAGGAGACACTGAATCACGTAGAGCGCCTCGGCGTCGAGTGGCTGAGGATCTCCGGCGCCCGTCCCTACGAATGTGTGTGGGCATTCAGGCTCGCCCTTGGGGAATTCGCGGTCAGGACTCCGCCAGATCCGTTGGCTCTTAGGCGACAGGAGTTTGCCTCGAAGTTCTACTATGCGTGCCGCGAGTACTGCAAAACCAAGGACGAGAGCATCGCGCAGGACAGGTTCGACCGCATCAAGGCAGAGATGCTGCCGTGGATGAAGTCGAGGCTGCCGAACGAGTTCGATGAAATAAGGAAGCAACCGAGGGCTGGGGGCTACGACGACGCCTTCGGCAAGGCCATGGACGATCTGGTATGA
- a CDS encoding biotin--[acetyl-CoA-carboxylase] ligase, with the protein MTRISKQVTSEVTGERLAGLARYGSLHLLDEVDSTNDYALSLAGKNSTAIVVASRQTKGRGRFRRPWFSDEESLAASLLVHTDVPDFPHPSFLTHLAGLALSRAVEQTAGLPTQIRWPNDVTLGDKKLAGILCEGRRNAVAVGIGMNLNQQSLPEDLPEAVSLSMATGRQWDKFYLLEDFLREMFASIEQSGKGGSAQVLADLKQRSAIMHRRVEIQTFLRRHVGTVVDLDPEGRVVLRTDSGRLVVLSAGDARKVR; encoded by the coding sequence CTGACACGCATCAGCAAGCAAGTGACATCTGAAGTCACCGGCGAACGACTGGCCGGACTTGCGCGCTACGGCAGCCTGCACCTTTTGGACGAGGTGGACTCGACCAATGACTACGCGCTCAGCCTTGCCGGGAAGAACTCGACGGCAATCGTGGTGGCCAGTCGGCAGACAAAAGGCCGGGGCAGATTCAGACGGCCCTGGTTCTCTGACGAGGAGAGCCTGGCCGCTTCGCTGCTCGTTCACACGGACGTTCCCGACTTCCCGCACCCCTCGTTTCTCACCCACCTGGCCGGGCTGGCGCTCTCGCGGGCGGTCGAGCAGACCGCCGGCCTGCCTACGCAGATACGCTGGCCGAACGACGTCACCCTCGGCGACAAGAAGCTGGCGGGCATACTGTGTGAAGGCAGGAGGAACGCGGTGGCCGTGGGCATCGGCATGAACCTGAACCAGCAGTCGCTGCCCGAGGACCTGCCCGAAGCAGTGTCGCTGAGCATGGCTACGGGCAGGCAGTGGGATAAGTTCTACCTGCTCGAAGACTTCCTGCGCGAGATGTTCGCGAGCATCGAGCAGAGCGGCAAGGGCGGATCTGCTCAGGTGCTTGCCGACCTCAAGCAACGCTCCGCCATCATGCACCGCCGCGTCGAGATCCAGACCTTCCTGCGCCGGCACGTCGGCACGGTAGTTGACCTCGACCCGGAGGGTCGGGTCGTGCTGCGCACCGATTCCGGCAGGCTCGTCGTCCTCAGCGCCGGCGACGCCCGCAAGGTCAGATGA
- a CDS encoding type III pantothenate kinase: MILTVLVGNTNTRLAWFNSRRLERFLILPTPALRDGRLPRPGPIAGIAVASVVAAVTNPVIERLRSSTGLEPLVVGPGTRTGLRFKYLRKDLGADRVCVAVGAARSLPGRDVIVFDFGTATTVNVILGEGVFAGGAILPGIQMSLDCLAAGTAGLPIVTPGRLLGPLQRTTRTAIQAGVSALFAGGIDRIVDQVELGLRRRFEVVATGGAASIARSYGRRIRSVRPRLANEGLGEIWYRNNCPRE, encoded by the coding sequence ATGATACTCACCGTCCTGGTCGGCAACACCAACACCCGGCTTGCATGGTTCAACAGCCGAAGGCTGGAGAGATTCCTGATCCTGCCGACACCGGCTCTGCGCGACGGCCGTCTGCCAAGGCCTGGCCCGATCGCCGGGATTGCGGTAGCGTCAGTAGTAGCAGCAGTCACCAACCCGGTCATCGAGCGCTTGCGCAGCAGCACCGGCCTTGAACCGCTGGTTGTCGGGCCAGGCACTCGCACCGGTCTCAGGTTCAAGTACCTTCGGAAAGACCTCGGTGCCGACCGTGTCTGCGTCGCGGTCGGAGCAGCGCGCTCGCTGCCGGGCCGCGACGTGATAGTCTTCGACTTCGGCACCGCGACGACGGTCAACGTCATTCTCGGGGAGGGCGTCTTTGCCGGCGGTGCCATCCTGCCCGGAATTCAGATGAGCCTCGACTGCCTGGCTGCGGGCACGGCCGGACTTCCCATCGTGACACCGGGCAGGCTGCTGGGCCCTCTTCAGCGCACCACTCGCACGGCCATTCAGGCCGGCGTGTCGGCACTGTTTGCCGGCGGAATCGACCGTATCGTCGACCAGGTCGAGCTCGGCCTGAGACGCCGCTTCGAAGTAGTGGCCACCGGAGGCGCGGCGAGTATCGCTCGCAGCTACGGGAGGAGAATCCGCTCAGTCCGTCCGCGCCTCGCGAACGAGGGACTGGGAGAGATCTGGTATCGCAACAACTGCCCCCGGGAATGA
- the tsaB gene encoding tRNA (adenosine(37)-N6)-threonylcarbamoyltransferase complex dimerization subunit type 1 TsaB has protein sequence MNAGLVLGIETSGKSTGLALATAGRVVAELVEDSGCGHNEALMLLLDRLLNDTGVSVSQLAGIGVDIGPGMFTSLRVGLSTAKGLAIAHRIPVVGLGSLWGLACTARPDLGRVLALINARKQQVYAALYLEGEAAIPPSVMNPGELASAAVGVLSERTSLVAAGNGTGICAAPFAAVGVRLDASGTEAPSAGVIAIEAGTRIAQARADDLASLEPLYLRRTDAELNREQKLGSRH, from the coding sequence ATGAACGCGGGCCTGGTACTCGGCATTGAGACAAGCGGGAAATCGACCGGCCTGGCCCTGGCAACTGCCGGCAGGGTGGTGGCCGAGCTGGTCGAGGATTCCGGCTGCGGCCACAACGAAGCCCTGATGTTGCTGCTCGACCGCCTCTTGAACGACACCGGGGTCAGTGTGAGCCAGCTCGCCGGGATCGGCGTAGACATCGGCCCGGGCATGTTCACTTCTCTGCGGGTTGGCCTGAGCACCGCCAAAGGACTCGCAATCGCCCACCGGATTCCCGTTGTCGGCCTGGGATCGCTCTGGGGACTGGCTTGCACGGCGCGGCCCGACCTGGGCCGGGTGCTGGCACTGATCAACGCTCGGAAGCAGCAGGTCTATGCCGCTCTGTACCTGGAAGGTGAAGCGGCGATACCGCCGTCGGTCATGAACCCGGGGGAATTGGCGTCTGCGGCGGTGGGAGTGCTTTCGGAGCGGACCAGCCTCGTCGCAGCCGGCAATGGAACCGGCATCTGTGCCGCGCCGTTCGCGGCAGTTGGAGTCAGACTCGATGCCAGTGGCACCGAAGCTCCGTCGGCCGGAGTGATCGCGATCGAGGCCGGGACGCGAATCGCCCAGGCTCGCGCCGACGACCTGGCGTCGCTTGAGCCGCTCTACCTGCGCCGGACCGACGCCGAACTGAACCGGGAACAGAAACTCGGCTCCAGACACTGA
- a CDS encoding HD domain-containing protein, with product MLTFKDLVKDPEVVVLVAEADRQLAVLGYTEHGPRHARLVAKNARAVLAALEVEERSAELAAIAGYLHDIGNVVGREKHERTSALLARDILLRRGMDYQETAQIMAAIGNHDENGGNPVSNVSAALILADKADVHKSRVRNPGLIKFDIHDRVNYAVKRSTLSVRSDDRSIAFNLTVDTSVAPVMEYFEIFLSRMVISRRAADFLKCHFELVINGTRLV from the coding sequence GTGCTGACATTCAAGGACCTGGTCAAAGACCCGGAGGTAGTCGTGCTGGTGGCTGAGGCCGACCGGCAGCTTGCCGTGCTCGGCTATACTGAGCACGGTCCCAGGCATGCCCGGCTAGTGGCCAAGAACGCGCGTGCAGTTCTCGCCGCGCTTGAGGTAGAGGAGAGGTCGGCGGAGCTCGCCGCCATCGCCGGGTATCTCCACGACATCGGGAACGTGGTTGGCCGTGAGAAGCACGAGAGAACAAGCGCGCTTCTCGCCCGCGACATTCTGTTGCGGCGCGGTATGGACTACCAGGAAACCGCGCAGATAATGGCCGCCATCGGCAACCACGACGAGAATGGCGGGAACCCGGTATCGAACGTGTCGGCCGCGCTGATCCTCGCGGACAAGGCTGACGTTCACAAGAGCCGGGTCCGGAACCCGGGGTTGATCAAGTTCGACATCCACGACCGGGTCAACTACGCTGTCAAACGCTCAACCCTGAGCGTCCGCAGTGATGACCGCAGCATCGCGTTCAATCTGACCGTCGATACGAGCGTCGCGCCGGTGATGGAGTACTTCGAGATATTTCTCTCGCGCATGGTCATCTCGCGGCGGGCCGCCGACTTCCTCAAGTGCCACTTCGAGCTCGTCATCAACGGCACGCGGCTGGTCTAG
- a CDS encoding L-threonine 3-dehydrogenase: MKRILVTGSVGQIGSELTLALRQRFGAENVVATGRKTPPSDALKNSGPFYFIDVANRDTLEEVVRKHSIDTIVHMAAILSAVGEQNPMRCWDVNINGTLAVLECAREHEMARVIIPSSIAAFGPETPRDRTPNDTILKPRTMYGVTKVAGELLADYYFRKYGLDVRGLRYPGIISHETLPGGGTTDFAVAIYFEAVKNKRYTCFVREDTRLPMMYMPDCIKATIDLAEADVAKLKHHSDFNVGAMSFSAGELAASIRKHIPDFVCTYEPDFRQAIADSWPMSLDDSAAREEWGWKPAYDLEAMTKDMLEVLGRRHSEGKL; the protein is encoded by the coding sequence ATCAAACGCATTCTGGTCACCGGATCGGTCGGCCAGATTGGTTCCGAGCTGACCCTGGCGCTGCGTCAGCGTTTCGGAGCCGAAAACGTCGTTGCCACCGGCCGCAAGACCCCGCCCAGCGACGCGCTGAAGAACTCGGGGCCGTTCTACTTCATCGATGTCGCGAACCGCGACACGCTGGAAGAGGTAGTCCGGAAGCACAGCATCGACACCATCGTCCACATGGCGGCCATCCTCTCGGCGGTTGGGGAGCAGAACCCGATGCGGTGCTGGGACGTGAACATAAATGGTACGCTGGCGGTCCTGGAGTGTGCCCGTGAACACGAGATGGCGCGGGTCATCATTCCGAGTTCCATTGCCGCGTTCGGACCGGAAACCCCTCGCGACCGGACTCCCAACGACACCATCCTCAAACCGCGGACGATGTACGGCGTTACCAAGGTCGCCGGCGAACTGCTGGCCGACTACTACTTCCGCAAGTACGGGCTGGATGTGCGCGGTCTTCGCTATCCGGGAATCATCTCCCATGAAACCCTGCCCGGCGGCGGCACGACCGACTTTGCGGTCGCCATCTACTTCGAGGCGGTCAAGAACAAGCGTTACACCTGCTTTGTGCGTGAAGACACCCGGCTGCCGATGATGTACATGCCCGACTGCATCAAGGCAACTATCGACCTGGCGGAGGCCGACGTCGCGAAACTGAAGCACCACTCCGACTTCAATGTCGGTGCGATGAGCTTCTCGGCCGGCGAACTTGCCGCCTCGATCAGGAAGCACATTCCTGATTTCGTCTGCACTTACGAGCCTGACTTCCGGCAGGCGATTGCCGATTCCTGGCCGATGTCACTCGATGACTCCGCGGCCCGCGAGGAGTGGGGCTGGAAGCCGGCCTACGACCTGGAGGCCATGACCAAGGACATGCTTGAAGTCCTGGGCCGACGACACAGCGAAGGCAAACTGTGA
- a CDS encoding electron transfer flavoprotein subunit alpha/FixB family protein, whose protein sequence is MVLVFCEQREGRLKKVAFEDLCVGYAIAEKRGGDLVAVIIGSGIKDLAAEVVKFGVNKVITVDDASLQFYTSDGYAGALEKLCREHKPHTIVLAATVMGKDLSATLAARLETAIVPDCIALEFDEAGNPIMTRPVYAGKAITRVKAPTASPLIITMRPRAYSAQPENDKGAQVVAGNAAPAELRTKVAEIVKAVIKTVELTEADIIISGGRGMKGPENYPMLEELAGVVNAAVGASRAAVDAGWRDHQFQVGQTGKVVAPSLYIACGISGAIQHLVGMVNSKTIVAINKDPEANIFKVADYGIVGDLFKIVPMLTAEFRKQRGQGS, encoded by the coding sequence ATGGTACTGGTATTCTGCGAACAGCGTGAAGGCAGACTGAAGAAGGTCGCGTTCGAGGACCTCTGCGTCGGCTATGCAATTGCCGAGAAGCGAGGCGGTGACCTGGTCGCCGTGATCATCGGTTCCGGCATCAAGGACCTTGCCGCCGAGGTCGTGAAGTTCGGCGTGAACAAGGTCATCACCGTAGACGATGCCTCTCTCCAGTTCTACACTTCGGACGGATACGCCGGCGCGCTCGAGAAGCTGTGCCGCGAGCACAAGCCGCATACCATCGTGCTCGCGGCAACCGTTATGGGCAAGGACCTGAGTGCCACCCTGGCCGCCCGCCTGGAGACTGCCATCGTCCCCGACTGCATTGCGCTGGAGTTTGACGAAGCCGGCAACCCCATCATGACGCGGCCGGTCTACGCCGGCAAGGCAATCACCAGAGTCAAGGCACCGACCGCCAGCCCGCTCATCATCACGATGCGCCCGCGCGCCTACAGCGCCCAGCCTGAGAATGACAAGGGCGCCCAGGTCGTGGCCGGCAACGCCGCCCCGGCCGAACTGCGCACCAAAGTCGCGGAGATCGTCAAAGCAGTGATCAAGACGGTCGAGTTAACCGAGGCCGACATCATCATCTCCGGCGGCCGCGGCATGAAGGGCCCGGAGAACTACCCGATGCTGGAAGAACTGGCCGGTGTAGTCAACGCTGCGGTCGGCGCATCGCGCGCCGCGGTGGACGCCGGCTGGCGCGACCACCAGTTCCAGGTCGGTCAGACCGGCAAGGTCGTCGCACCTTCACTCTACATCGCCTGTGGCATCTCCGGTGCGATCCAGCACCTTGTGGGCATGGTCAACTCCAAGACCATCGTTGCCATCAACAAGGACCCGGAGGCCAACATCTTCAAAGTCGCCGACTATGGCATCGTCGGCGACCTGTTCAAGATAGTCCCGATGCTGACGGCGGAGTTCCGCAAACAGAGGGGTCAAGGGTCCTAG
- a CDS encoding 4Fe-4S dicluster domain-containing protein translates to MAETGLVDIHIMGERHRVPDSLTILQAFEHAGYKLVRGVGCRGGFCGACATVYRLPGDYHLKFALACQTRVEPDMQLTMIPFYPANRSSYRLSELKGEAKEVLDLYHEMLRCYGCNTCTKSCPQDIDVLGYVAAIVRGDLAAAADISFDCIMCGLCVSRCPAELVKHNAALLCRRIYGRKLAPKSEHLARRRDEVKAGKFNSDIAVLKKQSKDELKKRYAERDIEPGE, encoded by the coding sequence ATGGCTGAGACCGGTCTTGTTGACATTCACATCATGGGTGAGCGGCACCGCGTGCCGGACTCGCTGACGATTCTGCAGGCTTTCGAGCATGCCGGGTACAAGCTGGTGCGCGGCGTCGGCTGCCGCGGCGGGTTCTGCGGTGCCTGCGCCACGGTCTACCGGCTGCCGGGCGACTATCACCTGAAGTTCGCGCTCGCCTGCCAGACCAGAGTCGAGCCCGACATGCAACTCACGATGATCCCCTTCTACCCGGCCAACCGCTCCTCCTATCGCCTCTCCGAACTCAAGGGCGAGGCGAAGGAAGTACTAGACCTCTACCACGAGATGCTCCGCTGCTACGGCTGCAACACCTGCACCAAGTCCTGCCCGCAGGACATCGACGTCCTCGGCTATGTCGCGGCCATCGTTCGCGGCGACCTGGCCGCGGCCGCCGACATCTCCTTCGACTGCATCATGTGCGGACTCTGCGTATCCCGCTGCCCGGCCGAGCTGGTGAAGCACAACGCGGCGCTGCTCTGTCGTCGCATCTACGGCCGGAAGCTCGCGCCCAAGTCCGAGCATCTGGCCCGCCGCCGCGACGAGGTCAAGGCCGGCAAGTTCAACTCAGACATCGCTGTGCTGAAGAAGCAGTCCAAGGATGAGCTCAAGAAGCGCTATGCCGAGCGCGACATCGAACCAGGAGAGTAG
- a CDS encoding FAD-binding protein: MSYPSNMQDSLNAVVAGRERRMSETFPRATADAKEALLRGFHPDFLADTFAALRIGPNSGDRTPRELALLLEADSTLPKMGTVPPGGQSPFPPTINQSKPDYTCDILIIGGGGAGCSAAIMADNAGAKVMIATKLRLGDANTMMAQGGIQAADKDNDSPAIHYVDVMGGGHFANTPDLVEALVSDAPEAIGWLEDLGAMFDKNADGSMKTIHGGGTSRRRMHTARDYTGAEIMRTLRDEVRSRSDITLLEFSPAVELLTDDKGEVTGAILQNLNLNRYSVVRAKVVIIATGGSGRLHYQGFPTSNHYGATGDGLVLAYRAGAHLAFIDTMQYHPTGAAYPQQILGLLVTEKVRSIGAQLVNSEGNQFIFPLETRDVVASAIIRECSLNKCITTPTAVQAVWLDTPMIEIRRGAGTVKRELPAMVRQFGRHGIDIAKEPMLVYPTLHYQNGGVEIAADCATNVPGLLVAGEASGGVHGRNRLMGNSLLDVVVFGRRAGVAAAKVAKERTGDPQLGLTHVERWRKELAAKGLGSEVKSPLLLPDYTRKSRCPALDH, translated from the coding sequence ATGAGCTATCCATCGAACATGCAGGATTCGCTGAACGCTGTTGTCGCCGGCCGTGAACGCCGGATGTCCGAGACCTTCCCCCGCGCCACGGCCGACGCCAAGGAAGCGTTGCTCAGAGGCTTCCACCCCGACTTTCTTGCCGATACGTTCGCTGCCCTGCGCATCGGTCCCAACTCCGGCGACCGCACCCCGCGCGAACTCGCTCTGTTGCTCGAAGCCGATTCCACCCTTCCGAAAATGGGGACTGTACCTCCTGGGGGACAGTCCCCATTTCCGCCGACTATCAACCAAAGCAAGCCCGACTACACCTGCGACATCCTGATCATCGGCGGCGGCGGCGCCGGCTGCTCTGCGGCTATCATGGCCGACAACGCCGGGGCCAAGGTGATGATTGCCACCAAGCTGCGCCTCGGCGACGCGAACACGATGATGGCGCAGGGCGGGATCCAGGCCGCGGACAAGGACAACGACTCGCCGGCCATTCACTATGTCGACGTAATGGGCGGCGGCCACTTCGCGAACACGCCGGACCTGGTCGAGGCGCTCGTGTCCGACGCACCCGAGGCCATCGGTTGGCTCGAAGACCTCGGTGCGATGTTCGACAAGAACGCCGACGGCTCGATGAAGACAATCCACGGCGGCGGCACCTCGCGCCGCCGGATGCACACCGCCCGGGACTACACCGGTGCCGAAATCATGCGCACCCTGCGCGACGAAGTCAGGAGTCGGAGCGACATCACATTGCTCGAGTTCTCGCCTGCAGTCGAGCTCCTGACCGACGACAAGGGCGAAGTGACCGGCGCGATACTGCAGAACCTCAACCTGAACCGCTACTCGGTGGTCAGAGCCAAGGTAGTCATCATCGCCACCGGAGGCTCTGGCAGGCTCCACTACCAGGGCTTCCCGACCTCGAATCACTACGGCGCGACCGGCGACGGGCTCGTGCTCGCCTATCGCGCGGGCGCTCACCTCGCCTTCATCGACACGATGCAGTACCACCCGACCGGCGCAGCCTATCCGCAGCAGATACTCGGTCTGCTAGTTACGGAGAAGGTCCGTAGCATCGGTGCGCAGCTCGTGAACTCCGAAGGCAACCAGTTCATCTTCCCGCTCGAGACCCGCGACGTCGTCGCCTCGGCCATCATCCGCGAGTGCAGCCTCAACAAGTGCATCACGACCCCGACTGCGGTGCAGGCGGTCTGGCTCGACACGCCGATGATCGAGATCCGGCGCGGTGCGGGTACGGTCAAGCGCGAACTGCCGGCCATGGTACGCCAGTTCGGCCGGCACGGCATCGACATCGCCAAAGAACCGATGCTCGTCTACCCCACTCTCCACTACCAGAACGGCGGCGTGGAGATCGCCGCCGACTGCGCCACCAACGTACCCGGCCTGCTGGTGGCCGGCGAGGCATCTGGCGGTGTTCACGGCCGGAACCGCTTGATGGGCAATTCCTTACTGGACGTAGTGGTATTCGGTCGCAGGGCCGGAGTGGCCGCGGCCAAGGTCGCGAAAGAACGAACCGGTGACCCGCAACTGGGTCTCACCCATGTTGAGCGCTGGCGCAAGGAGCTTGCGGCCAAAGGCCTCGGCTCCGAGGTCAAGTCTCCCCTCCTCCTCCCCGACTACACCCGCAAATCCCGATGTCCTGCACTAGACCACTAG